A window from Dioscorea cayenensis subsp. rotundata cultivar TDr96_F1 chromosome 10, TDr96_F1_v2_PseudoChromosome.rev07_lg8_w22 25.fasta, whole genome shotgun sequence encodes these proteins:
- the LOC120270369 gene encoding natterin-3-like, which produces MALVLPRFIVINFNDNDEKDNKRHYMGYINEKGKDYNGYLAFTETQAVSAYAKFKVETANRNGLVHIRSSQNNKYWLQTKENNNRGDFARITATAENLENDQCKVSCTLFKFIIEDAATNMYRIVHIQSGCYLSSKWRASNFPCFVGANDKTCQGTFMMSNMIWRIQGADSNENSNNNKHTLFHPIKVDYQTIGLLNLGNNHFYKCLTIEGKKSCLNAATPTVTKEAKLKVEEHVLIWNIYDVKYDMENSRVYGETVLVVAKNSAINNTQQTSNLDVKLSYTNTRTSNWKTMLYLKLGMKATMDFSIPLIFYGKIEIFGEVQSGVEWGEITTTTTVLKVVHKVVVAPMSKMTVSLIATNGKCDSPFTFMQKDTLYNGNIITTEVQCGTYTGSNFYSIKFETKQDKI; this is translated from the coding sequence ATGGCACTGGTTTTGCCAAGGTTTATAGTCATCAACTTCAATGACAACGACGAGAAGGACAACAAGAGACATTACATGGGCTACATCAATGAAAAAGGGAAAGACTACAATGGGTACCTTGCGTTCACTGAAACTCAGGCTGTGAGTGCATATGCCAAATTTAAAGTGGAGACTGCTAATAGAAATGGTTTGGTGCACATAAGAAGCTCTCAAAACAACAAATACTGGTTACAAACCAAAGAGAATAACAACAGAGGAGATTTCGCCCGGATTACTGCAACTGCCGAAAACCTAGAGAACGACCAATGCAAGGTGTCTTGTACGTTGTTCAAgtttatcattgaagatgctGCAACAAATATGTACCGAATAGTACATATCCAGTCAGGATGCTATTTATCATCAAAGTGGCGGGCATCAAACTTTCCTTGTTTTGTGGGAGCAAATGATAAAACTTGTCAAGGAACATTTATGATGTCAAATATGATATGGAGAATTCAAGGGGCAGATTCTAACGAGAATAGCAACAATAACAAGCATACCTTGTTTCACCCCATTAAAGTTGACTATCAAACTATAGGTCTTCTCAACTTGGGTAACAATCATTTCTACAAGTGCCTAACAATCGAGGGAAAGAAAAGCTGCCTTAATGCAGCAACCCCCACTGTCACCAAAGAAGCCAAGCTAAAGGTGGAAGAGCATGTTTTGATATGGAACATTTATGATGTCAAATATGATATGGAGAATTCAAGGGTTTATGGTGAAACAGTCCTTGTCGTGGCTAAGAATTCTGCCATCAACAATACCCAGCAAACCTCAAATTTAGACGTGAAGCTCTCTTACACAAATACCAGGACTAGTAATTGGAAAACTATGCTTTACCTGAAGTTAGGAATGAAAGCCACCATGGACTTTAGTATTCCACTCATTTTCTATGGAAAGATTGAAATTTTTGGTGAAGTTCAATCAGGAGTTGAGTGGGGAGAGATCACAACGACGACCACTGTACTGAAGGTTGTGCACAAAGTTGTTGTCGCACCAATGAGTAAGATGACGGTATCTCTAATTGCAACAAATGGTAAATGTGATTCTCCCTTCACATTCATGCAAAAGGACACACTTTACAATGGGAACATTATCACCACTGAAGTGCAATGCGGCACTTACACCGGTTCTAATTTCTATAGCATCAAATTTGAAACCAAGCAAGACAAGATCTAA
- the LOC120270048 gene encoding uncharacterized protein LOC120270048, giving the protein MALVLPRFIVINYFNDNYKKDDKRYYMGYINEKGKEYKGYLAFTETLAVSAFAKFEVETVDRNGLVHIRSCQNNKYWVRTKENNNRGDLAWIAATAEKAEHNQYKEYCTLFKFIILDAAMNMYQIVHIQSGRYLSLACQASNFPRFVVAKDKSCLFGDDIFKINDWDSLVILPKYLAFKGDNGQYLCLRQIERHPYLQFSTDDIGDSTATFENLTTEDGTIRIKSTSNNKFWRRSPNWIWADSNENSNNNKDTFFRPIKVDYQTIGLLNLGNNYFCKRLTTEGKTSCLNAAVPSVTKEAKLKVEEPVLTRKIYDVKYDMENSRVYGETVLVMAKNSATNNTQQSLKFRREALLHKY; this is encoded by the coding sequence ATGGCACTGGTTTTGCCAAGGTTTATTGTCATTAACTACTTCAATGACAACTACAAGAAGGATGACAAGAGATATTATATGGGCTACATCAATGAAAAAGGGAAAGAGTACAAGGGGTACCTTGCATTCACTGAAACTCTAGCTGTGAGTGCATTTGCCAAATTTGAAGTGGAGACTGTTGATAGAAATGGTTTGGTGCACATAAGAAGCTGTCAAAACAACAAATACTGGGTACGAACCAAAGAGAATAACAACAGAGGAGATTTGGCCTGGATTGCTGCAACTGCCGAAAAGGCAGAGCATAACCAATACAAGGAGTATTGTACGTTATTCAAGTTTATCATTTTAGACGCTGCAATGAATATGTACCAAATAGTACATATTCAATCGGGACGCTATTTATCATTAGCGTGCCAGGCATCAAACTTTCCTCGTTTTGTGGTTGCAAAGGATAAATCTTGTCTCTTTGGAGATGACATCTTCAAAATTAATGATTGGGACTCGTTGGTGATTTTGCCAAAGTATCTGGCATTCAAAGGAGATAATGGTCAATATTTGTGCCTTCGTCAGATCGAGAGACACCCATATTTGCAGTTTTCAACTGATGATATTGGTGATTCAACCGCAACATTTGAGAATTTGACTACTGAGGATGGTACCATTCGCATCAAGTCCACTTCCAACAATAAATTTTGGAGGCGTAGTCCGAATTGGATTTGGGCAGATTCTAATGAGAATAGCAACAATAACAAGGATACCTTTTTTCGCCCCATTAAAGTTGACTATCAAACTATTGGTCTTCTCAACTTGGGTAACAATTATTTCTGCAAGCGCCTAACAACTGAGGGAAAGACAAGCTGCCTTAATGCAGCAGTCCCCTCTGTCACCAAAGAAGCCAAGCTAAAGGTGGAAGAGCCTGTTTTGACAAGGAAAATTTATGATGTCAAATATGATATGGAGAATTCAAGAGTTTATGGTGAAACAGTCCTTGTCATGGCTAAGAATTCTGCCACCAACAATACCCAGCAAAGTCTCAAGTTTAGACGTGAAGCTCTCCTACACAAATACTAG